A single genomic interval of uncultured Pseudodesulfovibrio sp. harbors:
- a CDS encoding restriction endonuclease, producing the protein MNIPQYHAMMIPTIKVIDELGGSGTIQEIAEGVIQLLNLPEEVTSHPHNPEKSSQTEVEYRLAWARTYLKKAGLIENSERGVWSFTDKYQRGMKLDAEEIVQTVRGLTKNSKKKVIDDAPEAIPETGDWREVMHQTVLALDPSAFERLTKRILREIGFVQVEVTGQSGDGGIDGKGIVKIQDVLSYHVVFQCKRYKGSVGPGAIRDFRGAMVGRADKGLFITTGTFTREATKEATRDGASPIDLIDGDDLVEMLKKLRLGVSVRMVEEVEVDSQWFEKI; encoded by the coding sequence ATGAACATACCGCAATACCACGCAATGATGATCCCCACGATCAAGGTCATCGACGAACTTGGAGGGTCTGGAACCATCCAAGAAATTGCTGAAGGAGTTATCCAGCTTCTCAACCTCCCGGAAGAAGTCACCTCCCATCCTCATAATCCTGAGAAGTCCAGCCAGACCGAAGTTGAATATCGTCTTGCATGGGCCAGAACCTATCTCAAGAAGGCCGGATTGATTGAGAACTCCGAACGAGGAGTCTGGTCGTTCACCGACAAATACCAGCGAGGGATGAAACTCGACGCTGAGGAGATTGTCCAAACGGTCCGAGGATTGACCAAGAACTCGAAAAAGAAGGTGATCGATGATGCTCCTGAAGCCATCCCTGAAACGGGAGATTGGCGGGAGGTAATGCATCAGACAGTTCTAGCCCTTGATCCGAGTGCTTTTGAACGTCTGACAAAGCGCATCCTGCGTGAAATCGGTTTCGTCCAAGTCGAAGTCACCGGACAATCCGGTGATGGTGGTATTGATGGAAAGGGAATCGTGAAGATTCAGGATGTCCTGAGCTACCATGTTGTCTTCCAGTGCAAACGCTACAAAGGTTCCGTTGGCCCAGGGGCAATCCGCGATTTCAGAGGTGCCATGGTTGGCAGAGCCGACAAAGGATTGTTCATCACCACCGGGACCTTTACACGCGAAGCAACCAAAGAAGCGACACGAGATGGGGCCTCACCTATCGACCTGATTGATGGTGATGATCTAGTAGAAATGCTCAAGAAGCTCCGACTCGGAGTTAGTGTTCGGATGGTTGAGGAAGTTGAAGTCGATAGCCAGTGGTTCGAAAAAATATAA
- a CDS encoding AAA family ATPase, whose protein sequence is MLNKINLQQVASYGDEPQQIADLNTVNFIFGDNGSGKSTIARLIEDDQLPEFSNSSLEWDAYGSVQTLVYNRNFIDETLREKVKGIFTFGEKAGVKQDELDAKVAEQKKEKEKVKKLREALEGKSGELAKEDDRFKDKCWTLKTKYATHFDEAFKGFKTRELFKNKCLANIEGQPAEEFEQLQEQAKTFFNEQPDKIPLLPTITRGDLDVIETLSIFKLKILGKEDVPISGLIQRLGNSDWVRQGTSYISNQNLCPFCQQELPDALRQNFEDYFDETFTQNMSELNASVSRYKSSLAGLLAHFDSLSLHANQFFSFENIRWKVDLIRATFGKNEELLARKLREPSLSVELDQLSVNVAELDEIIIKVNAEITDFNTKLDNFAQEKSQLIEKIWTIIGSEAKDFHEDHLKISNPIQSAISGMEVRLKTLIEGVGKLTTEISELEKDLTSTAPSKDGINNILNSFGFDNFRIADAEEEGYYRIVRFDGRPAQDTLSEGERTFITFLYFYQLIQGSTSKSGLNEPRIVVFDDPVSSLDSKILFIVSTLIRSLYCSERLNALNIQQVVILTHNVYFHKEIAFMGGLKGLTKTKLSDSKFSHWVVRKQDGISRITFHQKNPIKTNYQLLWREVKICQDDPLAHPTLCNTLRRILENYFAVLGNYDLASLPDLFDDGGEKLVCKSLTSWFQDGSHSIFEGIDIGIGHDLSDQYIPVFKKIFEKTEQTSHYEMMMGSCDC, encoded by the coding sequence GTGCTAAACAAAATCAATTTGCAACAAGTTGCTAGCTACGGCGATGAGCCTCAGCAAATCGCGGACTTGAACACTGTGAACTTCATCTTTGGAGATAACGGTAGTGGGAAAAGCACAATCGCGCGATTAATCGAAGATGACCAACTACCGGAGTTTAGTAACTCTAGTTTGGAATGGGATGCATATGGCTCGGTCCAGACGCTTGTTTACAATCGAAATTTCATTGACGAAACGCTTCGTGAAAAAGTGAAGGGGATTTTCACTTTTGGAGAAAAAGCTGGCGTAAAACAAGATGAATTAGACGCCAAAGTTGCTGAACAAAAGAAAGAAAAAGAGAAGGTTAAAAAATTACGAGAAGCCCTTGAGGGAAAAAGCGGAGAACTAGCCAAAGAGGATGATCGTTTTAAAGACAAGTGCTGGACTCTTAAAACTAAATACGCAACGCACTTTGATGAAGCTTTCAAGGGTTTCAAGACAAGAGAACTATTCAAAAACAAATGTCTTGCTAACATTGAAGGCCAGCCTGCTGAAGAATTTGAACAACTACAAGAGCAAGCGAAGACATTTTTCAACGAACAACCAGATAAAATCCCCCTTTTACCCACGATCACACGTGGCGATCTCGATGTCATTGAGACTCTCAGCATCTTCAAACTAAAAATCCTCGGCAAAGAGGATGTTCCAATATCGGGACTAATCCAAAGGCTTGGTAATAGCGACTGGGTTCGACAAGGCACCAGCTATATCTCTAATCAAAATCTCTGTCCGTTTTGCCAACAGGAACTTCCAGATGCTCTAAGGCAAAACTTTGAAGACTACTTTGACGAGACATTTACTCAAAACATGAGCGAATTAAACGCTTCAGTTTCACGGTATAAGTCTTCCCTGGCAGGATTATTGGCTCATTTTGATTCACTTTCACTTCATGCCAACCAATTTTTCTCTTTCGAAAATATCCGATGGAAAGTTGATTTGATCCGTGCAACCTTTGGTAAAAACGAGGAATTATTAGCCAGAAAGCTCCGAGAGCCAAGCTTGTCTGTTGAACTTGACCAATTGTCTGTCAACGTCGCAGAGCTGGATGAAATCATTATCAAAGTGAACGCAGAAATCACTGACTTCAACACAAAACTCGACAACTTTGCCCAAGAGAAGTCACAACTTATTGAAAAAATTTGGACAATCATTGGTTCTGAAGCAAAAGACTTCCACGAAGATCACTTAAAAATATCCAACCCGATTCAGTCAGCCATATCCGGCATGGAAGTTCGATTAAAAACTCTCATAGAAGGTGTGGGTAAACTCACAACAGAGATTTCAGAACTTGAAAAAGACCTAACCAGCACCGCACCATCAAAAGATGGGATCAACAACATTCTCAACTCGTTTGGGTTTGATAACTTCCGAATAGCTGACGCAGAGGAAGAAGGATACTATCGTATCGTCCGCTTTGATGGACGACCAGCTCAAGACACCCTAAGCGAAGGGGAACGGACATTCATAACTTTTCTATACTTCTACCAGCTCATCCAAGGGAGCACTTCTAAAAGCGGATTGAATGAACCCAGAATCGTTGTTTTTGATGATCCTGTTTCAAGCTTAGACAGCAAGATTCTATTTATTGTAAGCACCCTGATTCGTAGCTTGTATTGCAGCGAAAGGTTGAACGCTCTCAACATTCAGCAGGTAGTCATACTCACGCACAATGTCTATTTTCATAAAGAAATTGCATTTATGGGAGGACTCAAGGGCTTAACAAAGACAAAGCTTTCAGACTCAAAGTTCAGCCACTGGGTTGTTCGTAAACAAGACGGCATATCAAGAATTACTTTTCATCAAAAAAATCCAATCAAAACAAACTATCAGCTTCTTTGGCGCGAAGTTAAAATTTGCCAGGATGATCCTTTAGCACATCCAACCTTGTGCAACACACTGAGAAGAATTCTTGAGAACTACTTTGCGGTCTTGGGGAACTATGACTTGGCATCTCTGCCAGACCTATTCGACGATGGAGGAGAGAAGCTAGTGTGTAAATCACTCACTTCTTGGTTCCAAGATGGATCGCATAGTATTTTTGAAGGCATAGACATTGGGATAGGACATGATCTTTCCGATCAATACATCCCTGTCTTTAAGAAGATATTTGAAAAGACGGAACAAACTAGCCACTACGAAATGATGATGGGGTCTTGCGACTGCTAA
- the modB gene encoding molybdate ABC transporter permease subunit, translating to MNSLDTTTLLVTGKLALVVTPILLGLCTPLAWWLASSRFRGKQFIEAACNLPMVLPPTVLGFGLLMVMSPDSPMGSAWESLTGSPLPFSFTGLVLGSLIYSLPFGVLPMRAAFEKIDQGIIEAGRSTGMTAAQTFLHIVLPNALGGVTASAALIFAHTVGEFGVALMIGGSIPGETRVASIAIFEHTETLDYGTASLLSLILMTVSYAALLFIGKQNGNGFMSKPSTQPSPTHHTTQEVSPCRQF from the coding sequence ATGAATAGTCTGGACACCACGACCCTGCTGGTCACGGGCAAACTCGCACTGGTGGTCACGCCCATCCTGCTGGGACTGTGCACTCCCCTTGCATGGTGGCTCGCGTCCAGCCGGTTCCGGGGCAAGCAGTTCATCGAGGCGGCCTGCAACCTGCCCATGGTCCTGCCGCCCACCGTGCTCGGCTTCGGCCTGCTCATGGTCATGAGCCCGGACTCGCCGATGGGCAGCGCATGGGAATCCCTGACAGGCTCCCCGCTGCCCTTCTCATTCACCGGGCTGGTGCTCGGCTCGCTCATCTATAGCCTGCCGTTCGGCGTACTGCCCATGCGCGCGGCCTTTGAAAAAATCGACCAAGGTATCATCGAAGCGGGCCGCAGCACCGGCATGACCGCGGCGCAGACCTTTCTGCACATCGTCCTGCCCAACGCCCTGGGAGGGGTGACCGCTTCAGCCGCCCTCATTTTCGCGCACACCGTGGGAGAATTCGGCGTGGCGCTCATGATCGGCGGTTCCATTCCGGGCGAAACCCGCGTGGCGTCCATCGCCATATTCGAACACACGGAAACACTCGATTACGGCACTGCCAGCCTGCTCTCACTCATCCTGATGACCGTAAGCTACGCGGCCCTGCTATTCATCGGAAAACAAAACGGCAACGGCTTTATGTCAAAACCATCGACACAGCCCTCCCCAACCCATCACACGACACAAGAGGTAAGCCCATGCAGACAATTCTGA
- the modA gene encoding molybdate ABC transporter substrate-binding protein, translated as MLKKFVYITLWIALLVSPAHAATLKVACAANFTSAMKELSAQYTKESGNKVNCTFGSTGMLYGQITKGAPYDLFFAADEKRPALLHDKGLGNTPELYAKGRVVVWSKSEKLAIMSNWKEVVLCSECRKVGIATPKTAPYGLKAEEAMKQTHVFTDVEPRLAFGKSVGMAFQYAYSGATDASFVALSQALSGKAAQGRYWPVPEAGPVNQAASVLKNGDTTLATAFLAWMKTPEAHAIVEKYGYE; from the coding sequence ATGCTGAAGAAATTCGTTTACATCACCCTCTGGATCGCCCTGCTCGTTTCCCCGGCCCACGCCGCCACCCTTAAGGTGGCCTGTGCAGCCAACTTCACCTCCGCCATGAAGGAGCTGTCTGCCCAGTACACCAAGGAAAGCGGGAACAAGGTCAACTGCACGTTCGGCTCCACGGGAATGCTCTACGGACAGATCACCAAGGGCGCGCCCTATGATCTCTTTTTCGCGGCAGACGAGAAACGTCCCGCCCTGCTGCATGACAAGGGTCTGGGCAACACCCCGGAACTCTATGCCAAGGGCAGGGTCGTTGTCTGGTCCAAGTCGGAGAAACTCGCGATCATGTCCAACTGGAAGGAAGTGGTCCTGTGCTCCGAGTGCAGGAAGGTGGGTATTGCCACGCCCAAGACCGCGCCCTACGGCCTCAAGGCCGAGGAAGCCATGAAGCAGACGCACGTCTTCACGGACGTCGAACCCCGGCTCGCCTTTGGCAAGAGTGTTGGTATGGCATTCCAATACGCCTATTCCGGCGCGACGGACGCCTCGTTCGTAGCCCTGTCACAGGCCCTGTCCGGCAAGGCGGCCCAAGGCCGTTACTGGCCCGTCCCCGAGGCCGGACCGGTCAATCAGGCCGCAAGCGTGCTCAAGAACGGCGACACCACGCTGGCGACCGCTTTTCTGGCATGGATGAAGACCCCCGAAGCCCACGCCATCGTGGAGAAGTACGGTTATGAATAG
- a CDS encoding pyruvate carboxyltransferase — protein sequence MLIDTTLREGAQLFGTYFNRETKERIISGLLALGTNEMELGWVGQEGLKELVEWARPIKGETALSVWSPCRGADIRKAAALGVDRVNIGVPVSDLHIENRLGTDREGLLERLARSVLTAGILGIRYISVGLEDASRADEAFALAAARLAQDMGASRIRLADSVGVLTPARMMGLAATFRRHLDIDLAVHCHDDFGMATANALTALQAGADYADCSILGIGERSGIAATEELATYLTLKEDNHDDTYQTDGIRDLCNFVSHAAGVPIPRTKAVAGKDIFACESGIHVHAMGKSPDLFEPYNPDTIGANRIVAVGGKSGRRAVAGALEEHDIAHDEADLPTIVDAVRRLSHKLERPLTTMELVSLTKAH from the coding sequence GTGCTGATCGACACCACGCTGAGAGAAGGGGCCCAGTTGTTCGGGACATACTTCAACAGAGAGACCAAGGAACGGATCATCTCCGGACTGTTGGCCCTCGGCACCAATGAAATGGAATTGGGATGGGTCGGGCAGGAAGGGCTGAAAGAACTGGTGGAATGGGCGCGCCCGATCAAGGGCGAAACCGCATTGAGCGTCTGGAGCCCCTGCCGCGGCGCGGACATCCGCAAGGCCGCCGCACTGGGCGTGGACCGCGTGAACATCGGCGTGCCCGTATCCGACCTTCATATTGAAAACCGCCTTGGAACCGACCGTGAAGGCCTTCTGGAACGCCTCGCCCGTTCCGTACTCACGGCCGGAATCCTTGGTATCAGGTACATATCCGTCGGCCTGGAGGACGCCTCCCGCGCCGACGAGGCCTTCGCCCTGGCTGCGGCTCGGCTTGCACAGGACATGGGTGCATCCCGTATCCGACTCGCCGATTCCGTGGGCGTCCTCACCCCCGCCCGGATGATGGGGCTCGCCGCAACCTTCCGCAGGCACCTCGACATCGATCTCGCCGTGCACTGCCACGACGACTTCGGCATGGCTACCGCCAATGCGCTCACCGCCCTTCAGGCTGGGGCGGACTATGCGGATTGCAGCATACTCGGCATCGGCGAACGGTCCGGCATAGCCGCCACCGAAGAACTGGCAACCTACCTCACCCTGAAGGAGGACAACCATGATGATACGTATCAAACCGACGGGATTCGCGACCTCTGCAATTTCGTGTCCCACGCTGCCGGGGTGCCGATTCCGCGGACAAAAGCCGTTGCGGGTAAAGACATCTTTGCCTGCGAATCCGGCATCCATGTCCATGCCATGGGCAAATCGCCCGACCTTTTCGAACCGTACAATCCCGATACGATCGGTGCGAACCGCATTGTCGCGGTGGGTGGGAAAAGCGGGCGCAGGGCCGTTGCCGGTGCGCTTGAAGAGCACGACATCGCCCACGATGAAGCCGACCTCCCGACCATTGTCGATGCGGTACGAAGGCTCTCCCACAAACTGGAACGTCCGCTGACCACGATGGAACTCGTCTCACTGACCAAAGCCCACTAG
- the nifH gene encoding nitrogenase iron protein: MRKVAIYGKGGIGKSTTTQNTVAGLAEMGRKVMVVGCDPKADSTRLLLGGLAQKSVLDTLREEGEDVELEDIRKPGFGSTWCVESGGPEPGVGCAGRGIITSINMLESLGAYEESEGLDYAFYDVLGDVVCGGFAMPIRDGKAQEIYIVCSGEMMAMYAANNICKGIMKYAESGGVRLGGLICNSRNTDREADLITELASKLGTQMIYYVPRDNDVQRAEINRKTVIEWDGSVSQANEYRGLAKAIDENEMFVIPTPLEIEELEQLLLDYGIMDAA; this comes from the coding sequence ATGCGTAAAGTAGCTATCTACGGAAAAGGCGGAATCGGAAAGTCCACTACCACTCAGAACACCGTGGCCGGTCTGGCCGAGATGGGACGCAAGGTCATGGTCGTGGGCTGTGACCCCAAGGCGGACTCCACCCGTCTGCTTCTCGGCGGTCTGGCTCAGAAGTCCGTTCTCGACACCCTGCGAGAGGAAGGCGAAGACGTGGAACTCGAAGATATCCGCAAGCCCGGTTTCGGCAGCACTTGGTGTGTCGAGTCCGGCGGTCCGGAACCCGGCGTCGGCTGTGCAGGCCGCGGTATCATCACTTCCATCAACATGCTGGAATCCCTCGGTGCATACGAGGAGTCCGAAGGCCTTGACTACGCCTTTTACGACGTCCTCGGCGACGTTGTCTGCGGTGGCTTTGCCATGCCCATCCGCGACGGCAAGGCGCAGGAAATTTACATCGTTTGTTCCGGCGAAATGATGGCCATGTACGCAGCCAACAACATTTGCAAGGGCATCATGAAATACGCTGAATCCGGTGGTGTTCGTCTCGGCGGTCTTATCTGCAACTCCCGAAACACCGACCGCGAGGCTGACCTTATCACCGAACTCGCGTCCAAGCTCGGCACCCAGATGATCTATTACGTTCCCCGCGACAACGACGTTCAGCGCGCCGAGATTAATCGCAAAACCGTCATCGAATGGGACGGAAGCGTGAGTCAGGCCAACGAATATCGCGGTCTCGCCAAAGCCATCGACGAAAATGAAATGTTTGTCATCCCGACCCCGCTTGAAATCGAGGAATTGGAGCAGCTTCTCCTCGATTACGGCATCATGGATGCTGCGTAA
- a CDS encoding P-II family nitrogen regulator, whose translation MMIMVRAIVRPEKADDVLAALMDNGFPAVTKYSVAGRGKQRGIKIGEVTYDEIPKTMLMSVVNAADKDFVINTIMDAARSDKGGAFGDGKIFVSDVEDVYTISSGVNDTAAASEEAV comes from the coding sequence ATGATGATCATGGTACGAGCAATTGTGCGGCCCGAGAAAGCGGACGACGTGTTGGCCGCCCTCATGGACAACGGTTTTCCCGCTGTCACCAAGTACTCCGTAGCCGGTCGCGGCAAGCAGCGCGGCATAAAGATCGGCGAAGTCACCTACGATGAAATTCCCAAGACCATGCTCATGAGCGTCGTCAACGCTGCTGACAAGGATTTCGTAATCAACACCATCATGGACGCTGCCCGCTCTGACAAGGGCGGGGCCTTTGGCGACGGCAAGATTTTCGTCTCCGATGTGGAAGACGTCTACACAATCAGCTCCGGCGTCAACGATACTGCCGCCGCCAGCGAGGAGGCCGTGTAA
- a CDS encoding P-II family nitrogen regulator has protein sequence MKEVIAVVRMNMMNKTKAALTEAGVDAFFAHEAQGRGKGFVNAAVLEGAESGYEEAAEVLGEKGKLYPKRMLTAVVADNLVEDVVEAIVEVNQTGKPGDGKVFVLPIGDAVRVRTAESGEKAIA, from the coding sequence ATGAAGGAAGTCATCGCAGTTGTGCGTATGAACATGATGAACAAGACCAAGGCCGCCCTCACCGAGGCAGGCGTCGACGCCTTCTTCGCTCATGAGGCGCAGGGCCGCGGGAAAGGGTTTGTCAATGCTGCCGTGCTCGAAGGCGCGGAGAGTGGCTACGAAGAAGCCGCCGAAGTGCTGGGCGAGAAAGGCAAGCTGTATCCCAAGCGCATGTTGACGGCAGTCGTCGCCGACAATTTGGTTGAAGACGTGGTGGAAGCCATTGTTGAGGTGAACCAGACAGGCAAGCCCGGCGACGGCAAGGTTTTTGTTCTCCCAATAGGAGATGCAGTCCGTGTCAGGACCGCAGAATCTGGTGAGAAGGCAATCGCTTAG
- the nifD gene encoding nitrogenase molybdenum-iron protein alpha chain yields the protein MAKTKKVVQLMPTDIKDELLAKYPPKVARKRAKQIMLNEATESGAPPEIVANVRTIPGIITMRGCTYAGCKGVIMGPTRDIVNITHGPIGCGFYSWLTRRNQTDAGPDGDNYMPYCFSTDMQDQDIIFGGEKKLEAAIQEAYDLLHPKGICVFATCPVGLIGDDIHAVCRKMKAKFGDCNVFAFSCEGYKGVSQSAGHHIANNQVFTHLVGENDIPPEGEYKINLLGEYNIGGDGFEIDRILKKCGITNIATFSGNSSYDQFASAQHADLSCVMCHRSINYVADMLETKYGIPWIKVNFIGANSTAKSLRKIGEYFGDKKLIDRIEEVIAEEMLAVEATIADVRPRTEGKTSMMFVGGSRAHHYQDLFGEMGMTTISAGYEFAHRDDYEGREVIPNLKVDADSRNIEEIEVEADPALYSPRKSEAQLKALKDAGFKFKEYDGMNKDMGNDAIIIDDLNQYEAEKLVELLKPDVFCAGIKEKYSIQKCGVPMKQLHSYDAGGPYAGFKGAVNFYNEIDRLVNSKVWSYMKAPWQESPELTATFVWE from the coding sequence ATGGCAAAGACCAAGAAAGTAGTGCAGCTCATGCCCACCGACATCAAGGACGAGCTTCTGGCGAAGTATCCTCCCAAGGTGGCGAGAAAGCGCGCCAAGCAGATCATGCTCAACGAGGCCACGGAAAGCGGCGCACCGCCGGAGATTGTGGCGAACGTTCGTACCATCCCCGGCATCATTACCATGCGCGGCTGCACCTACGCAGGTTGCAAGGGCGTCATCATGGGACCCACCCGTGACATAGTGAACATCACTCACGGTCCCATCGGCTGCGGATTTTATTCGTGGCTCACCCGCCGCAATCAGACCGACGCCGGTCCCGACGGCGACAACTACATGCCGTACTGTTTCAGCACGGACATGCAGGATCAGGACATCATTTTCGGCGGGGAAAAGAAGCTCGAAGCCGCTATTCAGGAGGCCTACGACCTGCTGCATCCCAAGGGAATCTGTGTTTTCGCAACCTGTCCCGTGGGTCTCATCGGCGATGACATTCACGCCGTGTGCCGCAAAATGAAAGCCAAGTTCGGTGACTGCAATGTGTTTGCCTTCTCCTGTGAAGGCTACAAGGGCGTGTCCCAGTCCGCTGGTCACCATATCGCCAACAATCAGGTTTTCACTCACTTGGTGGGTGAAAACGATATCCCGCCCGAGGGCGAGTACAAGATCAACCTGCTCGGCGAATACAACATCGGTGGCGACGGTTTCGAGATCGACCGCATTCTCAAGAAGTGCGGCATCACCAACATTGCCACCTTCTCGGGCAACTCGTCTTACGACCAGTTCGCTTCGGCCCAGCACGCCGATCTCAGCTGTGTCATGTGCCACCGTTCCATCAACTACGTGGCCGACATGCTGGAGACCAAGTATGGCATCCCGTGGATCAAGGTGAACTTCATTGGCGCGAATTCCACTGCCAAGTCCCTGCGAAAGATCGGTGAATACTTCGGTGACAAAAAGCTCATCGACCGTATCGAGGAAGTCATTGCCGAGGAAATGTTGGCTGTCGAGGCGACCATCGCAGACGTGCGCCCGCGCACCGAAGGCAAGACCTCCATGATGTTCGTGGGCGGTTCCCGCGCACACCACTATCAGGATCTGTTCGGTGAGATGGGCATGACCACCATTTCGGCTGGTTACGAGTTCGCCCACCGCGACGATTACGAAGGCCGTGAAGTCATTCCCAACCTGAAAGTCGACGCCGACTCCCGCAACATCGAGGAGATCGAGGTTGAGGCCGATCCGGCCCTGTACAGCCCACGCAAGTCCGAGGCTCAGCTCAAGGCTTTGAAGGACGCTGGATTCAAGTTCAAGGAATACGACGGGATGAACAAGGATATGGGCAATGACGCCATCATCATCGACGACCTCAACCAGTACGAGGCCGAGAAGCTGGTGGAACTCCTCAAGCCCGACGTGTTCTGCGCTGGCATCAAGGAAAAGTACTCCATCCAGAAATGCGGCGTGCCCATGAAGCAGCTTCACAGCTACGACGCAGGCGGCCCCTATGCCGGGTTCAAGGGGGCAGTCAACTTCTACAATGAAATTGACCGTCTCGTGAACAGCAAGGTGTGGTCCTACATGAAGGCGCCCTGGCAGGAATCCCCCGAACTCACCGCCACCTTCGTGTGGGAATAA
- the nifK gene encoding nitrogenase molybdenum-iron protein subunit beta: protein MVLLRHTPKEVTERKALMINPAKTCQPIGAMYAALGIKGCLPHSHGSQGCCAYHRSTLTRHYKEPISAATSSFTEGASVFGGQANLIQAIDNIFTVYEPEVIAVHTTCLSETIGDDLNQIRDKAQKTGKIPEGKTVIGASTPSYVGSHVTGFSNMVKAMAQLAEPSGKKSGKVNIIPGWVEPSDMEEIKRLSAMVGVDITMFPDTSGVLNGPLTGEYRMFPDGGVTIDELKGAGDATGTLALGEWCSADAARWLDSKCKVPCTVLDMPFGLAATDRFIDVLHTVAGVPVPDSVAFERGQLVDMISDMHQYLYGKRVAIWGDPDQLISMCEFLVSLDMQPVYVVTGTPGKKFEKRIKEICADQPFEVKVKAKGDMFLMHQWIKNEPVDLLIGNSYGKHIARDEDIPLVRWGFPILDRQGHQYFPTVGYKGGLRLLELMLGRLLDRKDRDDSEQTFELVL, encoded by the coding sequence ATGGTATTACTCAGACATACACCCAAGGAAGTCACGGAGCGCAAGGCGCTCATGATCAACCCGGCCAAGACGTGCCAGCCCATCGGCGCCATGTACGCGGCCCTTGGCATCAAGGGATGCCTGCCGCACAGTCATGGTTCGCAGGGGTGCTGCGCCTATCACCGCTCCACCCTGACACGGCACTACAAGGAGCCCATCTCCGCCGCCACCTCTTCCTTCACTGAAGGTGCATCCGTGTTCGGCGGGCAGGCCAACCTCATCCAGGCCATCGACAACATCTTCACGGTCTATGAACCCGAGGTCATCGCAGTGCATACCACCTGCCTGTCCGAGACCATCGGCGACGACCTGAACCAGATCCGCGACAAAGCGCAGAAGACCGGGAAAATTCCCGAAGGCAAAACCGTCATCGGCGCTTCGACCCCGAGCTACGTCGGTTCCCATGTCACCGGCTTCTCCAACATGGTCAAGGCCATGGCGCAACTGGCCGAACCTTCCGGCAAAAAGTCCGGCAAGGTGAACATCATTCCCGGCTGGGTCGAACCCTCGGACATGGAAGAGATCAAGCGCCTGTCCGCAATGGTCGGCGTGGACATCACCATGTTCCCCGACACCTCCGGCGTGCTGAACGGTCCCCTGACCGGCGAATACAGGATGTTCCCGGACGGAGGCGTGACCATCGACGAGCTCAAGGGGGCAGGCGACGCCACCGGCACCCTTGCCCTCGGCGAATGGTGCTCCGCGGACGCGGCCCGCTGGCTGGACTCCAAGTGCAAGGTTCCCTGCACCGTGTTGGACATGCCGTTCGGCCTCGCCGCAACCGACCGCTTCATCGACGTGCTGCACACCGTGGCAGGCGTCCCGGTCCCGGACTCCGTGGCCTTTGAGCGCGGCCAGCTCGTGGACATGATCTCGGACATGCACCAGTACCTTTACGGCAAGCGCGTTGCCATCTGGGGCGACCCGGACCAGCTCATCTCCATGTGCGAGTTCCTCGTATCCCTCGACATGCAGCCCGTTTATGTCGTCACCGGCACCCCGGGCAAGAAGTTCGAGAAGCGCATCAAGGAAATCTGTGCCGACCAGCCCTTTGAAGTGAAGGTCAAGGCCAAGGGCGACATGTTCCTGATGCATCAGTGGATCAAGAACGAGCCGGTCGACCTGCTCATCGGCAACTCCTACGGCAAACACATAGCCCGTGATGAGGATATCCCGCTGGTACGCTGGGGCTTCCCCATTCTGGACCGTCAGGGCCACCAGTACTTCCCGACAGTCGGCTACAAGGGCGGACTCAGGTTGCTTGAGCTCATGCTTGGCAGGCTCCTGGACCGCAAGGACCGGGATGATTCCGAGCAGACCTTCGAGTTGGTTCTGTAG